In the Helianthus annuus cultivar XRQ/B chromosome 11, HanXRQr2.0-SUNRISE, whole genome shotgun sequence genome, one interval contains:
- the LOC110888659 gene encoding uncharacterized protein LOC110888659: protein MLKVSPWKGVIRFIKRGKLSPRFIGPFKIIERVGKVAYRLELPEELSGIHGTFHVSQLRKCLAEETTYIYYDDIEVDNSVNYTVRPIEILDRMIKDLRNKKINQVKVKWSKERARTQHGSPKKSCGVPT, encoded by the coding sequence atgctaaaggtttccccatggaagggcgttATCCGATTCATAAAGAGAGGGAAACTAAGCCCGAGGTTTATCGGGCCATTTAAAATTATTGAACGGGTTGGCAAGGTAGCTTATCGCCTTGAGTTACCGGAAGAATTGAGCGGAATTCATGGCACGTTTCATGTGTCACAACTCCGTAAGTGCTTAGCTGAGGAAACGACTTATATCTACTACGATGATATCGAAGTGGACAATAGCGTTAATTATACGGTAAGACCAATTGAGATTCTAGATCGAATGATTaaagatttaaggaataagaAGATTAATCAAGTTAAGGTCAAGTGGAGCAAAGAAAGGGCTCGGACACAACATGGGAGTCCGAAGAAGAGCTGTGGTGTCCCTACCTGA